The Stomoxys calcitrans chromosome 3, idStoCalc2.1, whole genome shotgun sequence genome includes a region encoding these proteins:
- the LOC131995632 gene encoding histone H3-like: MARTKQTARKSTGGKAPRKQLATKAARKSAPATGGVKKPHRFRPGTVALREIRRYQKSTELLIRKLPFQRLVREIAQDFKTDLRFQSSAVMALQEASEAYLVGLFEDTNLCAIHAKRVTIMPKDIQLARRIRG, from the coding sequence atggctcgtactaagcaaactgcccgtaaatctactggtggcaaagcccctcgtaagcaattggctaccaaagctgctcgtaagagcgcaccagccaccggtggtgttaagaagccacatcgtttccgccctggtaccgttgctttgcgtgaaatccgtcgctaccagaagagtactgagttgttgatccgcaaattgcctttccaacgtttggttcgtgaaattgcccaagatttcaagactgacttgcgtttccagagctctgctgtcatggccttgcaagaagctagcgaagcctacttggtcggtctcttcgaagataccaacttgtgtgccatccatgccaagcgtgtcaccatcatgcccaaggatatccaattggccagacgtattcgtgga